A window of Synechococcus sp. MEDNS5 contains these coding sequences:
- a CDS encoding response regulator: MTVILLVEDNELNRDMLSRRLTRKGFIVEIACDGAAAIERANALHPDLILMDIGLPVIDGFDATRRLKDDPQTQAIPVIALTAHAMMQDREACLSAGCDDFDTKPIELPRLLEKINLLLERSAS; this comes from the coding sequence ATGACAGTGATCTTACTTGTTGAAGATAACGAGTTGAACCGCGATATGCTGTCGCGTCGGCTTACGCGTAAGGGCTTCATAGTTGAAATTGCCTGCGATGGCGCTGCTGCCATCGAACGCGCCAATGCGCTGCACCCTGATTTGATTTTGATGGACATCGGTTTGCCGGTGATCGATGGCTTCGATGCGACGCGACGATTAAAAGATGATCCACAAACTCAAGCTATCCCAGTCATTGCTTTGACGGCCCATGCCATGATGCAAGACCGTGAAGCCTGTCTCAGTGCTGGGTGTGATGATTTTGATACCAAGCCAATTGAGTTGCCCCGTTTGCTTGAGAAAATCAACCTACTGCTGGAAAGGAGCGCTTCATGA
- a CDS encoding response regulator produces MSDHSISEETNLRLLRHDLYNPINQIVGYSELLTEELDAGEDIATEDLSKIKDSALVLLEMIRSRLTPQELQAEKHSSTNESSGSVVQLKTNQSNKQHLRSSDRLSGRKGRILVVDDNASNRDLLVASLSRQGHVVSTAEDGEIAVNTVKEKPFDLILLDVQMPRLNGEEVLEYLKDNHQFSVIPVIMISGLDDIDVVIRCINSGADDYLPKPCNLTLLRARVDSSLEKKFRYDDDLTLYENLKEAQLRVRAQIDQAQSVISELSGSSSHDPNVTRLLSHVSEIASVLVENDTALHVTIQKLEVKISRQSVVSQVKAITSDPAFQSLSERARLMRQRRQQLGA; encoded by the coding sequence ATGTCTGATCATTCCATTTCTGAAGAGACAAATCTGAGGCTTCTACGCCACGACCTTTATAATCCGATCAACCAAATTGTTGGTTACAGCGAGCTTTTAACTGAAGAACTGGATGCAGGAGAAGATATCGCGACTGAAGATCTCTCCAAGATTAAGGATTCCGCCCTTGTTCTGTTGGAGATGATCCGCAGCCGATTAACACCTCAGGAATTACAGGCTGAAAAGCATTCTTCGACAAACGAGTCATCAGGATCTGTTGTTCAGCTCAAAACTAATCAATCAAATAAACAACATCTGCGTTCGTCAGATCGCCTTTCGGGTCGAAAAGGGCGAATTTTAGTTGTTGATGATAATGCAAGCAACAGGGATCTGCTTGTTGCATCATTATCACGACAAGGCCACGTCGTTTCAACGGCTGAAGATGGTGAGATTGCGGTTAATACCGTTAAAGAGAAGCCTTTCGACTTGATTCTTTTGGATGTGCAGATGCCTCGCTTAAATGGAGAAGAGGTTCTGGAGTATTTAAAAGATAATCATCAGTTCTCTGTGATTCCAGTGATTATGATTTCTGGATTGGATGATATCGATGTGGTGATCCGTTGCATCAATTCTGGTGCTGATGATTACCTGCCAAAGCCCTGCAATCTCACATTGCTGCGGGCACGGGTTGACTCATCTCTGGAAAAAAAGTTCCGTTATGACGACGACTTAACGCTTTACGAAAACCTCAAAGAGGCGCAATTACGTGTACGAGCTCAGATTGATCAAGCGCAGTCAGTGATCAGTGAACTGTCGGGTTCGTCCAGCCATGATCCCAACGTGACGCGCTTGCTCAGCCATGTTTCTGAGATTGCATCTGTGCTGGTCGAAAATGACACGGCTTTGCATGTGACAATTCAGAAGCTAGAGGTTAAGATCAGCCGTCAATCTGTTGTTTCGCAGGTCAAAGCCATCACTAGCGATCCTGCTTTCCAGTCACTATCGGAACGTGCTCGGTTGATGCGCCAACGACGTCAGCAGCTTGGTGCCTGA
- a CDS encoding aromatic ring-hydroxylating dioxygenase subunit alpha yields MQLTRSWYAVEHSSAVPAGSVRRLDFHGQAFAIWRAPDGQLSVLFDRCPHKGASLSAGLVGDQGLACPYHGWCFQADGHCSKIPAQDSSQSIPRRAQASSLHCLESVGFIWIWWDPDAQSSPEELPSLPMVGPVPEDGDRSWRSLEGSVEWKAHWMRVLEAFMDLTHAPFVHSGSFGAMAPDQLMPVEQWAKDDSVYERVLAPRDRHYRADQGRGLRAWFNQGDEQGASVSSDDGGEQHIQLWLANVSLVRVVFGDFQISLLTAHVPVDGTTTRNLWRHFRSFLRSPLADSNARGRVDRFMAEDQRTVETLRPLIPDLDGHGDLLVASDVSTLALRRMLREKRDAGLFR; encoded by the coding sequence ATGCAGCTGACTCGCTCCTGGTACGCCGTTGAGCATTCATCCGCGGTTCCCGCAGGCTCTGTGCGCCGTCTTGACTTCCATGGTCAGGCGTTTGCTATCTGGAGAGCTCCTGACGGCCAGCTTTCCGTCCTGTTTGACCGTTGCCCCCACAAGGGAGCGAGCCTCAGTGCCGGACTTGTGGGTGATCAGGGCTTGGCTTGCCCTTATCACGGCTGGTGTTTTCAGGCGGATGGCCATTGCAGCAAGATTCCGGCCCAGGACAGCTCGCAGTCCATCCCCCGCCGGGCCCAAGCGTCCTCACTCCACTGTCTTGAGTCCGTTGGCTTCATCTGGATCTGGTGGGATCCTGACGCTCAGTCCTCTCCTGAGGAGTTGCCCTCTTTGCCGATGGTCGGTCCAGTCCCAGAGGATGGAGATCGCTCCTGGCGGTCTCTCGAAGGCTCCGTGGAGTGGAAGGCCCACTGGATGCGGGTCCTCGAGGCTTTCATGGATCTCACCCATGCGCCATTTGTGCACAGCGGGAGCTTCGGGGCGATGGCGCCGGACCAGCTGATGCCCGTTGAGCAGTGGGCAAAGGATGACAGTGTGTATGAGAGGGTCCTGGCTCCAAGAGACCGTCACTATCGCGCTGATCAGGGCCGAGGATTGCGTGCCTGGTTTAACCAAGGTGACGAGCAAGGCGCCTCAGTTTCCTCTGATGACGGCGGGGAGCAGCACATCCAGCTCTGGTTAGCGAATGTATCCCTGGTTCGCGTCGTCTTCGGTGATTTCCAGATTTCGCTGCTTACGGCCCACGTTCCAGTTGATGGGACCACAACCCGCAACCTCTGGCGCCACTTCCGTTCTTTTCTGCGCAGCCCTCTGGCCGACAGCAACGCGCGCGGACGGGTCGACCGTTTCATGGCGGAAGATCAACGCACGGTTGAGACGCTTAGGCCTTTGATTCCTGATCTCGATGGACATGGCGATCTCTTGGTCGCTAGTGATGTCTCAACCCTTGCCCTTCGCCGCATGCTGCGAGAAAAGCGCGATGCCGGACTCTTCCGGTAA
- a CDS encoding MinD/ParA family protein, giving the protein MTQIIAVHSFRGGTGKSNLTANLATSLGLQGQRVAVFDTDLASPGVHVLFGYTHEAGNLCLNDFLQEDAAIKDCVHEVTPAPVKAAKGHVFLAPASMDSDRIARLLREGYQVEKLNDAIFALADSLKLDYVIVDTHPGINEETLLSAAIADYLVMVMRPDSQDYLGTAVAIEVAQRLDVANIQLVMNKLPSQFSRDEVRLRMQESYEVNIGSILPLSEDLLTLASGGLAVLEFPNHTWSTAVRDLCKALMEASPSA; this is encoded by the coding sequence ATGACGCAGATCATTGCTGTTCACTCTTTTAGAGGAGGCACGGGAAAATCCAACCTCACTGCGAATCTGGCTACAAGTCTGGGGCTCCAAGGCCAGCGTGTCGCTGTATTTGACACAGATCTGGCTTCGCCAGGTGTTCATGTTCTTTTTGGTTATACCCATGAGGCAGGCAATCTTTGCCTGAATGATTTTCTCCAGGAAGATGCAGCCATCAAGGATTGTGTTCATGAGGTAACGCCGGCTCCCGTCAAAGCGGCAAAGGGACATGTGTTCCTTGCTCCGGCCTCGATGGATAGCGATCGAATTGCACGATTGCTTCGAGAAGGCTATCAGGTTGAAAAATTGAATGATGCGATCTTCGCCTTGGCAGACTCTCTTAAATTAGATTATGTCATTGTAGATACTCATCCTGGAATTAACGAGGAGACGTTGCTTTCCGCTGCCATTGCTGATTATTTGGTCATGGTCATGCGTCCAGATAGTCAGGATTATCTTGGGACTGCTGTCGCTATTGAGGTGGCGCAACGATTGGATGTCGCAAACATCCAGCTTGTAATGAATAAGTTGCCAAGCCAATTCAGTCGAGATGAAGTTCGCTTGCGTATGCAGGAAAGTTATGAGGTGAATATTGGATCAATTCTTCCTCTGAGTGAAGATTTACTTACCCTAGCCAGTGGTGGACTTGCTGTTCTTGAATTTCCCAACCACACCTGGTCCACTGCAGTCAGAGATCTTTGCAAAGCGCTCATGGAGGCGTCTCCTTCGGCATGA
- a CDS encoding TolC family protein: protein MSRRLPQTVSPSIPEEVLKDLDMQTAVRLAEERNPVILENFQSFKAAQDSLGSDFATWWPVLSFNLNFGNYNQNSYYNYAGANSGIDTSIYSDYGASASDLPSYLFARSYTSSYLQGVQTLDLNWKIYDPARQPQIWKGKYLVKEAGSDYVISRRDYALQTQQAYVRLQKFLASILTSEQLVENDLLLLDLAKSRKKLGVSSELDVAKQLTVLRTDQVNLVNSKSSSMVAQAELAALLNDPRANKINPSEALSPLGSWQVSIDETIDSALDYRQVIVKNLSIAQQNEMQAQIDLAIYRPTIELVNSLYWTKNLGFPSSGSPWIIETGRSDFWNSESVIQVTLTGFDGGRARMDASASRKRAKSAQAAAQQSINSVIEEVREYFSQSVEGREALIVASQRVQAASTALKLQSLRFNAGYGTITDVVQSQQDLTQAVESYISQLSDYNLALVNLSRASGLTFAADPGLAQKVGDPLSELGLTSILRRAKNSFNSDG, encoded by the coding sequence GTGAGCCGTCGGTTGCCACAGACCGTTTCGCCTTCGATCCCTGAGGAGGTCCTCAAAGACCTCGATATGCAGACAGCTGTTCGCTTGGCCGAAGAAAGAAATCCTGTCATTCTTGAAAATTTTCAATCATTTAAGGCTGCTCAAGACTCACTGGGTTCCGACTTCGCAACATGGTGGCCTGTATTGAGCTTTAATCTCAATTTTGGTAATTACAATCAAAATTCTTACTATAACTATGCAGGTGCAAACAGTGGTATTGATACCTCGATTTATTCCGACTATGGGGCGTCTGCGAGCGATCTCCCTTCTTATCTTTTCGCTCGCTCTTACACAAGTAGTTACCTTCAAGGTGTGCAAACTCTGGATTTGAATTGGAAGATCTATGATCCTGCGCGTCAGCCCCAAATCTGGAAGGGTAAGTATCTTGTTAAAGAAGCCGGAAGCGATTATGTCATTTCCCGCCGCGATTACGCCCTGCAGACGCAACAAGCTTATGTGCGGTTGCAGAAGTTCCTTGCATCTATCCTCACTAGTGAACAGCTTGTCGAGAATGATTTGCTGCTGCTCGATCTTGCAAAGTCCAGGAAAAAGCTTGGCGTCTCGTCTGAGCTTGATGTCGCTAAGCAGTTGACTGTTCTAAGAACTGATCAAGTCAATCTTGTGAATTCCAAAAGTAGTTCGATGGTTGCACAGGCCGAGCTAGCTGCCTTATTGAATGATCCAAGGGCAAACAAAATCAATCCTAGCGAAGCGCTCAGTCCTCTAGGCTCTTGGCAGGTATCTATTGATGAAACGATCGATTCGGCCCTGGATTACCGTCAGGTGATTGTTAAAAATCTTTCGATTGCTCAGCAAAATGAAATGCAGGCGCAGATTGATTTGGCTATTTATCGGCCAACAATTGAACTTGTTAATTCACTTTATTGGACTAAAAATTTAGGTTTCCCAAGTTCTGGCTCTCCTTGGATTATCGAAACAGGGCGAAGTGATTTTTGGAATTCCGAATCTGTCATTCAAGTTACTTTAACGGGCTTCGACGGTGGGCGTGCACGCATGGATGCTTCAGCATCACGCAAGCGTGCAAAATCTGCACAGGCTGCAGCTCAGCAATCGATTAATTCCGTGATTGAAGAAGTGCGGGAGTACTTTTCTCAGTCGGTTGAGGGCAGAGAAGCTCTCATCGTAGCTTCGCAGAGGGTTCAAGCTGCATCAACGGCATTAAAGCTTCAGTCGCTTCGATTCAATGCAGGCTACGGAACGATTACTGATGTCGTGCAGTCTCAGCAAGATCTTACCCAGGCCGTCGAATCCTATATCAGTCAGCTTTCCGATTACAATCTTGCTCTCGTCAATCTTTCGCGTGCTAGCGGGCTGACTTTTGCAGCTGACCCAGGCTTGGCTCAAAAGGTTGGTGATCCCTTGTCTGAGTTGGGACTGACTTCAATCCTGCGAAGGGCGAAAAACTCCTTCAACTCAGACGGATAA
- a CDS encoding phytoene synthase, which produces MASVSSFSSVMPDATPLSLKEAFERCRAETEEWAKTFYLGTLLMPVEKRQAIWAIYVWCRRTDEIMDSPEALSKPKEQLLAELDAWEHHTRAMFEGRVDTWLDKVMVDTIHRFSQPLQPYLDMIDGMRMDLTSLRYESFSDLQLYCYRVAGTVGLMSEKVMGIDDCYTSAPWSEEAETSGAAVALGIANQLTNILRDVGEDRQRGRIYLPLDEINGFGYSESELLDGVINDQWRNLMAFQIQRARDWFKRSESGVRFLAPDARWPVWTSLRLYRGILSRIENNDYDVFNYRAFVPRYRKLIDLPFSFILSQAK; this is translated from the coding sequence ATGGCTTCGGTATCGTCCTTTTCATCGGTTATGCCTGATGCCACTCCTCTTTCTTTGAAGGAGGCCTTTGAACGGTGTCGAGCAGAGACTGAAGAATGGGCGAAAACTTTTTATCTTGGCACTTTGCTGATGCCGGTAGAAAAACGGCAAGCAATCTGGGCTATTTATGTGTGGTGCAGACGCACAGATGAAATCATGGACAGTCCTGAAGCTCTGTCCAAGCCAAAAGAGCAATTATTGGCTGAATTGGACGCCTGGGAGCACCACACCCGCGCGATGTTTGAAGGCCGCGTTGATACTTGGTTGGACAAAGTCATGGTTGATACGATTCACCGTTTTTCCCAACCGCTCCAGCCTTATCTCGACATGATTGATGGGATGCGCATGGATTTAACTAGTCTGCGCTATGAGTCTTTTTCAGATTTGCAATTGTACTGTTATCGAGTTGCTGGCACTGTTGGTTTAATGTCTGAAAAGGTGATGGGAATTGATGACTGCTACACATCAGCACCGTGGAGTGAAGAGGCTGAAACCTCAGGCGCAGCAGTTGCTTTAGGAATTGCCAACCAACTCACGAATATTCTTCGTGATGTCGGTGAAGATCGACAACGAGGTAGAATTTATTTGCCCCTAGATGAAATCAATGGTTTTGGATACTCTGAATCTGAACTTCTTGATGGTGTCATCAATGATCAATGGCGAAATCTGATGGCTTTTCAGATCCAACGTGCTCGTGATTGGTTCAAGCGCTCTGAGTCGGGTGTCCGTTTTCTGGCGCCTGACGCTCGCTGGCCCGTATGGACATCTTTGCGACTGTATCGTGGAATTCTATCAAGAATCGAAAATAACGATTATGATGTATTTAATTATCGTGCTTTTGTGCCGCGATATCGCAAACTCATTGATTTGCCTTTTTCCTTTATTCTATCGCAAGCAAAATGA